In Bdellovibrio sp. GT3, one genomic interval encodes:
- a CDS encoding ankyrin repeat domain-containing protein — MINVAIWIFYVLVALFTAFGPITARGGESAENINRAIELQKNSEVKKHVQDKSFDPAKGDEDGITPLMAAAMNGNLQALKLILKLKPNLEQQNNLGDTALAMAVSNDQDAAAKLLIESGAKVDIPVLSENKDTLLITAAKSSEKTTQLILKKDKKTIDQKNALGNTALIESILAGYTDIATMLVKNGADVSVKNNDGKNALDLSKELKNQTLTSLLSKKSK, encoded by the coding sequence ATGATCAATGTGGCGATCTGGATTTTTTATGTTCTTGTGGCTCTCTTCACGGCGTTTGGACCAATCACGGCCCGCGGTGGCGAGTCGGCTGAGAACATCAACAGAGCCATTGAGCTGCAGAAAAATTCCGAAGTTAAAAAGCATGTGCAGGACAAATCTTTTGATCCTGCCAAAGGCGACGAAGACGGCATCACTCCACTGATGGCTGCCGCAATGAATGGCAACCTTCAGGCATTAAAATTGATTCTTAAATTGAAGCCAAACCTGGAACAACAAAATAATTTGGGCGACACCGCCTTGGCTATGGCTGTTTCTAATGATCAAGATGCAGCGGCAAAGTTGTTGATCGAATCCGGTGCGAAGGTTGATATTCCGGTTCTTTCCGAAAACAAAGACACCCTGTTGATCACCGCTGCCAAAAGCAGCGAGAAGACCACGCAGCTTATTCTTAAAAAAGACAAAAAGACCATCGATCAGAAAAACGCCCTGGGCAACACCGCCCTGATTGAGTCAATCCTTGCCGGATACACCGACATCGCAACAATGTTGGTTAAAAATGGCGCTGACGTTTCTGTAAAAAACAACGACGGCAAGAATGCTTTGGACCTTTCCAAGGAACTAAAAAACCAGACACTCACATCTCTTTTATCCAAGAAATCCAAATAA
- a CDS encoding helix-turn-helix domain-containing protein — MEFTNVSEALRNVLKSRSITYKDLADKLKMSESGVKKLLTGDDISFNKLNAILSFLDISLKDLISLKSRGFAKLTDKQENFLLKHPQHFNFFVQLHHHLMSLELVKADNHKLSKAKMNQYVDDLVKIEVLEFVDGKLTSSLKDGFTMSDKLTESFQKRSYGAVIDSLKNADEYKKTPWLYEGFGQFALTHKSALEFRMALEDLLKEFSKRTDREKKIHKSSDLVHCAALLVNADLKVKDIFPI, encoded by the coding sequence ATGGAATTCACAAACGTATCTGAAGCACTAAGAAATGTTCTTAAGTCCCGCAGTATCACTTACAAAGACCTGGCGGATAAACTCAAAATGTCCGAATCAGGGGTTAAAAAACTTCTGACTGGCGATGATATCTCATTCAACAAGCTGAATGCCATTCTGTCATTCCTGGATATCAGCCTTAAGGATCTGATCTCCTTGAAGAGTCGCGGATTCGCAAAGCTGACAGACAAGCAGGAAAACTTTTTGCTCAAGCATCCCCAGCATTTCAATTTCTTTGTTCAACTTCATCATCATTTAATGAGCCTTGAATTGGTAAAAGCCGACAATCACAAGCTATCGAAAGCCAAAATGAATCAGTACGTCGACGACCTTGTGAAAATTGAAGTGTTGGAATTCGTGGATGGAAAACTGACATCCTCATTGAAGGACGGATTTACAATGAGTGATAAACTCACTGAGTCTTTTCAAAAAAGAAGTTATGGCGCTGTTATCGATTCTTTGAAGAACGCCGACGAGTACAAAAAAACACCTTGGCTGTATGAAGGATTCGGACAGTTCGCTTTAACTCACAAATCAGCCCTGGAATTCAGAATGGCGCTGGAAGATCTACTTAAAGAGTTCTCAAAAAGAACGGATCGCGAAAAGAAGATCCACAAATCCAGCGACCTGGTTCACTGCGCAGCCCTGCTGGTGAATGCAGATCTGAAAGTGAAGGATATTTTCCCGATTTAA
- a CDS encoding CCA tRNA nucleotidyltransferase, with protein sequence MSFTKKPQLHEDWIDPYALRIVKNLQDSGFETYLVGGCVRDLMVGIHPKDFDIATSAHPNQVRKKVPNAYVIGRRFKLVLVKRGDQQFEVATFRRNISAEELAATPEEDTIEGDNYFGTVEEDAKRRDFTANAVFYDPANNKLIDFCGGIQDIEDRVLRMIGDPKDRFIEDPIRILRAIRLSHKLHFSIESTMRHAISECAPELKKSVLPRRREEWLKFMRLNEPHLAFMELFDLHILEQILPGLHSVFIDPVKMETFELHVARINQVGINRQDPLELFAGFMFSFMKAQYGEGQWDSEIENDPKLAYFIREEMGIFKQETAVFFKALHLMSGLKKIDSYSRKGERRQMAFVKNEAFGLAMKLSMLDFSLSAPEIHYWMQQVEKFNGAQVPPTH encoded by the coding sequence ATGAGTTTTACCAAAAAGCCCCAGCTTCATGAAGACTGGATCGATCCTTACGCATTAAGAATTGTCAAAAACCTGCAAGATTCCGGTTTTGAAACCTATCTTGTTGGTGGTTGCGTACGCGATCTTATGGTGGGAATTCATCCAAAAGATTTCGACATCGCCACCAGCGCTCACCCCAACCAAGTTCGCAAGAAAGTTCCCAATGCCTATGTCATCGGGAGAAGATTCAAACTTGTTTTGGTCAAGCGTGGTGATCAGCAATTCGAAGTTGCCACTTTCCGCAGAAACATCAGCGCCGAAGAGCTTGCCGCAACTCCTGAAGAGGACACAATTGAAGGTGACAACTATTTCGGAACGGTTGAAGAGGACGCCAAACGTCGCGACTTCACAGCCAACGCTGTTTTTTATGATCCAGCCAACAACAAACTGATCGATTTCTGTGGCGGCATTCAGGATATTGAAGATCGCGTTCTGCGTATGATCGGTGATCCCAAGGATCGCTTCATCGAAGATCCGATTCGTATTTTACGTGCGATTCGTCTTTCACATAAATTGCATTTCTCGATTGAATCAACCATGCGCCATGCGATCTCCGAGTGCGCTCCGGAATTGAAAAAGTCCGTCCTGCCCCGTCGTCGCGAAGAGTGGTTGAAATTCATGCGCTTGAACGAGCCGCATCTGGCATTCATGGAGTTGTTCGACTTGCACATCCTGGAGCAAATTCTGCCAGGCCTGCATTCTGTCTTTATCGATCCGGTAAAAATGGAGACGTTCGAACTTCACGTGGCCCGCATCAATCAAGTGGGCATCAATCGCCAGGATCCTTTGGAACTGTTTGCAGGATTCATGTTCTCGTTCATGAAAGCCCAGTATGGCGAAGGCCAATGGGACAGCGAAATCGAGAACGATCCAAAACTTGCTTACTTCATCCGCGAAGAAATGGGCATCTTCAAACAGGAAACGGCCGTGTTCTTTAAAGCCTTGCACTTGATGTCGGGACTGAAAAAGATCGACAGCTATTCCCGCAAAGGTGAACGTCGCCAAATGGCCTTCGTTAAGAATGAAGCCTTTGGACTTGCGATGAAACTTTCGATGCTGGATTTCTCTTTGTCTGCTCCGGAGATCCACTACTGGATGCAACAGGTGGAAAAATTCAACGGCGCCCAAGTTCCGCCGACTCATTAA
- a CDS encoding D-alanyl-D-alanine carboxypeptidase, which produces MSFLKTQFVIAALVVGFTTSASAKVYLNSACTMKAKSQSIEGNGSKDEKFPLASISKLVTSLWAIETLGPKYRFTTKIHLTKKADGLFDMHIEGGKDPIFGRSVGYFVLAQMAMRELNIKQVDTLTFDENFLMEWNVEEPTAIAGDTKYYPDLAAQTAHVKHELENGFITPIADNSYKYVRAMAKSVEVLLPESKPNIKFNKVEFLPKQEFKQDTQTVSFTYRSAPLHKIIKNMNNKSNNYIADHLYWNLGDTPAFNEFLQKNLKMDNRDLQFNLGSGNNADYISKKKYDYNEGTCSAMIKVLICLNEVLATQGLALTDVMAVAGTDTESTVAKYGGAMEGAMVGKTGTVDKAKTLAGTISTGNGTIYFVILMHKDSSGENGSAANAIKNRIRALFTINNGSKKINYSEFSPLPFDKGSALVLEYGPKLGMY; this is translated from the coding sequence GTGTCATTCTTGAAAACACAATTCGTAATAGCTGCTCTGGTCGTGGGATTCACGACATCTGCTTCTGCTAAAGTATATCTGAATTCTGCCTGCACGATGAAAGCCAAATCGCAAAGCATCGAAGGCAACGGCAGTAAAGACGAAAAGTTCCCACTGGCTTCTATTTCAAAACTTGTGACTTCCCTTTGGGCCATCGAAACTCTGGGTCCCAAATATCGCTTCACCACTAAAATTCATCTGACCAAAAAGGCTGACGGTCTTTTTGATATGCACATTGAAGGCGGTAAAGACCCTATCTTCGGTCGCAGCGTGGGTTACTTTGTTCTGGCGCAAATGGCGATGCGCGAGTTGAATATCAAACAAGTCGACACCCTGACCTTTGACGAAAACTTTTTGATGGAGTGGAACGTCGAGGAGCCGACAGCGATTGCTGGCGACACGAAATACTATCCTGATCTTGCCGCCCAAACAGCGCATGTAAAACATGAGCTGGAAAACGGCTTCATCACGCCCATCGCTGACAACTCCTACAAGTATGTTCGCGCCATGGCGAAGTCTGTGGAAGTTCTGTTGCCGGAATCCAAGCCCAACATCAAATTCAACAAAGTTGAATTCCTGCCAAAACAGGAATTCAAACAAGACACTCAAACTGTTTCCTTCACCTATCGTTCAGCTCCGTTGCATAAAATCATCAAGAACATGAACAACAAGTCCAACAACTACATTGCAGATCATCTGTACTGGAATCTGGGCGACACTCCGGCATTTAACGAATTCCTGCAAAAGAATCTGAAAATGGACAACCGGGATCTACAGTTCAATCTGGGCTCCGGGAACAATGCTGACTATATTTCCAAGAAAAAATACGACTACAACGAAGGCACTTGTTCTGCGATGATCAAAGTTTTGATTTGTCTGAACGAAGTTTTGGCGACTCAGGGATTGGCACTAACTGATGTCATGGCAGTTGCTGGAACTGACACTGAATCCACAGTTGCGAAATACGGTGGCGCTATGGAAGGTGCAATGGTTGGCAAAACCGGCACCGTTGATAAAGCGAAAACACTTGCCGGCACGATCTCCACCGGTAACGGGACAATTTACTTTGTGATTCTTATGCACAAGGATTCTTCCGGCGAAAATGGTTCAGCGGCCAATGCTATCAAAAATCGTATCCGTGCCTTGTTCACCATCAACAATGGCTCCAAAAAAATTAACTACTCCGAATTCAGCCCCCTTCCGTTCGACAAGGGATCAGCCTTGGTTTTGGAATACGGGCCTAAATTAGGAATGTACTAA
- a CDS encoding DEAD/DEAH box helicase, producing MTAIQKIGYEECSPIQAQAMPFILDGKDVAGLAQTGTGKTAAFVLPLMERILRARPAHGEISDSEKEIIEKRAFKDWKPQNFILVLVPTRELAEQVQDNIIKFGVDSGLKGFAIYGGTGYDKQKEALKNGVEFIVATPGRLIDLYKEHLVDLKQVRAIVFDEADRMFDMGFKDDMKYILQRVPRERQFLVFSATLNFDVLNTAYQFGSEPVEINISRDQAKAENVKDQIFHVGNAEKPQHLLSLLKAHNPKQAIIFTNFKMNVEKITKFLVDNDVPAMAISSLLTQAQRNRVIEQFKAENHLNILVATDVAARGLDIKGVDLVINYELPMDSESYVHRIGRTGRAGTTGQAFSMVGEKDIESLTRIEDYLKHKIEVGYLENEQLLQEFKPFPDRFDGHYPKSLDGERGPRREGGRSAGGGNRERGPRREGDRGPRREGRDSNRGPRGENRGENKGPREERKGATAQKSDGPRPGHAKRPEHGSKPQHGQSKHGDKRHAGQGGNKRHEPRKGASAVRRPPKPKQTIGKKISSFIKKLFS from the coding sequence ATGACTGCTATCCAAAAAATTGGATATGAAGAATGCAGTCCTATTCAAGCGCAAGCCATGCCATTTATTTTGGATGGCAAAGACGTCGCCGGCCTGGCACAAACAGGCACCGGCAAAACAGCAGCATTTGTTCTGCCATTGATGGAGCGTATTTTACGTGCTCGCCCAGCTCACGGCGAAATTTCTGATTCAGAAAAAGAAATCATCGAAAAGCGCGCGTTCAAGGACTGGAAACCACAAAACTTTATTTTGGTTTTGGTTCCGACACGCGAATTGGCAGAGCAAGTACAAGACAACATCATCAAGTTCGGCGTTGATAGCGGCCTTAAAGGTTTCGCGATCTACGGCGGTACAGGATACGACAAACAAAAAGAGGCGCTTAAAAACGGTGTTGAATTCATCGTGGCAACTCCAGGCCGTTTGATTGATTTGTACAAAGAGCACTTGGTGGATTTGAAGCAGGTTCGCGCAATCGTGTTCGATGAAGCAGACCGCATGTTCGACATGGGCTTCAAAGACGACATGAAGTACATCCTGCAAAGAGTGCCACGCGAACGCCAGTTCCTGGTTTTCTCTGCAACTTTGAACTTCGATGTTTTGAACACCGCTTACCAATTTGGTTCCGAGCCGGTTGAAATCAACATCAGCCGTGACCAGGCCAAAGCGGAAAACGTGAAAGACCAGATCTTCCACGTGGGCAATGCTGAAAAACCTCAGCATCTTTTGTCTTTGCTAAAAGCACACAATCCGAAACAGGCGATTATCTTCACGAACTTCAAAATGAACGTCGAGAAAATCACCAAGTTCCTGGTTGATAACGATGTACCTGCGATGGCGATTTCCAGCTTGTTGACTCAAGCTCAGCGCAACCGCGTGATCGAGCAGTTCAAGGCTGAAAATCATCTGAACATCCTGGTGGCAACGGACGTTGCGGCCCGTGGTTTGGATATCAAAGGCGTTGATCTGGTAATCAACTATGAATTGCCAATGGATTCTGAATCCTATGTTCACCGTATCGGCCGTACTGGTCGCGCGGGCACAACAGGTCAGGCGTTCTCGATGGTTGGAGAAAAAGACATCGAGTCTTTGACTCGTATCGAAGATTATTTGAAACACAAAATTGAAGTGGGCTATTTGGAAAACGAACAGCTTCTTCAGGAATTCAAGCCATTCCCAGATCGTTTCGACGGTCACTATCCAAAATCATTGGATGGGGAGCGCGGTCCTCGTCGTGAGGGCGGTCGCAGTGCTGGCGGCGGTAACCGTGAACGCGGACCTCGCCGTGAAGGTGATCGTGGTCCACGTCGTGAGGGGCGTGACAGCAATCGTGGCCCACGCGGTGAAAACCGTGGCGAAAACAAAGGACCACGTGAGGAGCGCAAAGGCGCTACTGCGCAGAAGTCTGATGGACCTCGTCCAGGACACGCAAAGCGTCCTGAACATGGTAGTAAGCCACAGCATGGTCAATCTAAGCACGGTGACAAACGTCACGCGGGCCAAGGCGGAAACAAACGCCACGAGCCACGCAAAGGCGCAAGTGCCGTTCGCAGACCACCGAAACCGAAGCAAACAATCGGCAAAAAGATTTCCAGCTTCATCAAAAAATTGTTCTCTTAA
- the hemH gene encoding ferrochelatase — translation MAKTGVLLLNIGSPRTYQVPDVKKYLTHFLMDKEVINLPFILRWPLVNLLIVPKRGPISAGNYKKIWLENGSPLTVYTVEFAEKLQKDLGDKYLVQVGMRYSDPDIPSALKAFAAAGVESVLLAPMYPQYADATTGSSLREVERQIKKLGLKLKIKSIRDFYQHPSFVDPSVEIAREHLQGKEIEHYLFSFHGLPESHVKQNEGCLVTADCCVQPRACDKPCYRAQCLATATAIANKLGLKKDQWSLAYQSRLGRDEWLKPATDATIAELAPKYKSIAVLCPSFVADCIETLEEIGIGGEETFHEAGGKEFHLVPCVNVNSSWVNQFARLVASQS, via the coding sequence ATGGCTAAAACAGGCGTCTTACTTTTAAATATTGGCAGCCCACGCACCTATCAGGTTCCAGATGTTAAAAAATATCTGACTCATTTCCTGATGGACAAAGAAGTTATCAACTTACCATTCATCCTTCGTTGGCCTTTGGTAAATCTTTTGATTGTGCCAAAACGGGGCCCGATCTCTGCCGGGAACTATAAAAAAATCTGGCTTGAAAATGGCTCGCCGCTGACTGTGTACACAGTTGAATTCGCCGAGAAACTGCAAAAGGATTTGGGAGACAAATACCTGGTTCAAGTAGGCATGCGCTACAGCGACCCGGATATTCCATCGGCTTTGAAAGCATTCGCGGCGGCCGGTGTTGAAAGTGTTCTTCTTGCTCCGATGTACCCTCAGTACGCCGACGCGACCACGGGATCGTCTCTTCGTGAAGTCGAGCGCCAGATAAAAAAACTGGGGCTAAAGCTTAAAATTAAAAGCATCCGTGACTTCTATCAGCATCCTTCGTTTGTGGATCCCAGTGTGGAAATCGCCCGGGAACACCTTCAGGGCAAGGAAATCGAACACTATTTGTTTTCGTTTCACGGCCTGCCTGAAAGCCATGTGAAACAAAACGAAGGCTGCCTGGTGACGGCAGATTGTTGTGTTCAACCCAGAGCTTGCGATAAGCCCTGCTATCGTGCGCAATGTCTTGCGACGGCCACAGCCATCGCCAATAAGTTGGGACTTAAAAAAGACCAATGGAGCCTGGCTTACCAATCTCGTTTGGGCCGTGATGAATGGTTGAAACCGGCAACGGATGCGACGATCGCGGAACTTGCTCCAAAATATAAAAGTATTGCTGTTCTATGTCCTTCCTTTGTCGCTGATTGCATCGAGACTTTGGAAGAAATCGGAATCGGTGGAGAAGAAACTTTCCATGAAGCTGGCGGCAAAGAATTTCACTTGGTGCCGTGCGTGAATGTGAACAGCTCGTGGGTGAATCAGTTTGCCCGATTGGTCGCATCACAGTCTTGA
- a CDS encoding ATP-binding response regulator, whose amino-acid sequence MKNNELLELEIRKVDLLLGQSYTSVVAVLTTAYFYTFIAWSTISHKFLVFWFITINIYAALSLGIVPFWREAMTKLQSEEQLNKWKYAKYVMILISGGCWGAMGFVAPWAGTSVQILTSMLIAVMSAGGMILYAANRVAMIFLVGPTVVGWAAGYLYSGQSYSYLVGFIMIVYFGLVVSLGRSLNRSMATLFSLDKILIRSEERVRMAMASSEAMTWDWDIQQDMIFREGNLSLLPEQALLKDILKANFVENRELDFEFNLINGKNGPRVLAFRGKVERDDDGAVLRTTGIVWDVTTKRHQESLRRERDLHEAANEAKSFLLANASHEIRTPLAAILGYAEALLANPNLDDSVYKDLHSIQRQGKFMTSLVNDLLDLSKIESKKLLLQKTPMSLVREIEDAVSVIRTVIDKRHSLKLSFATLVPDEIQMDSVRFRQVLINLLSNAVKFTPQGEIQVTVSLGFDINNKGTLRIRVADSGIGMNEQTQKNLFQPFMRGEGVEVQKVSGSGLGLALSQRLARLSGGDLSLIESIEGKGSVFEYSVALGSVTDLKLVESHLAGRLVQERNLQNQAREYLKDRRILVVDDSEDLRNLMHRYLNRHGAIVDVCESGREALDKAASDDGYDLILMDIKMPIMSGHEATRALRGRGYTKPIIAITAQASSEGQSDCLNSGFDGYLSKPVDTSMLEEVLLKALPVKN is encoded by the coding sequence ATGAAAAATAATGAATTGTTGGAATTAGAAATTCGTAAAGTAGATCTGCTTTTAGGGCAGAGCTACACCTCTGTGGTGGCCGTTCTCACCACGGCTTATTTCTATACGTTCATCGCCTGGAGCACTATCTCCCACAAGTTCCTGGTTTTCTGGTTTATCACGATAAATATTTATGCTGCCTTAAGCCTGGGGATTGTTCCTTTTTGGCGTGAGGCCATGACCAAACTTCAATCCGAAGAGCAGCTGAACAAATGGAAGTACGCAAAGTACGTCATGATTTTGATTTCGGGTGGCTGTTGGGGTGCGATGGGTTTCGTCGCTCCATGGGCCGGCACGAGCGTGCAGATTTTAACCTCGATGTTGATTGCCGTCATGAGTGCTGGCGGCATGATCTTGTATGCCGCCAACAGGGTTGCGATGATCTTTCTGGTCGGACCGACGGTTGTGGGCTGGGCGGCAGGCTATCTTTATTCCGGTCAGTCATATTCCTACCTGGTCGGATTTATCATGATTGTCTACTTTGGCTTGGTGGTTTCTTTGGGGCGTTCATTGAATCGTTCCATGGCCACTTTGTTCAGCCTTGATAAAATTCTGATTCGCAGTGAAGAGCGTGTGCGCATGGCCATGGCGTCCTCTGAAGCCATGACGTGGGATTGGGATATTCAACAGGATATGATTTTCCGAGAGGGAAATCTGTCACTTCTTCCTGAACAAGCGTTGCTGAAAGATATCCTTAAAGCAAACTTCGTTGAAAACCGTGAATTGGATTTTGAATTCAATCTGATTAACGGCAAGAACGGACCACGTGTTTTGGCTTTCCGTGGAAAGGTCGAGCGTGACGATGACGGAGCCGTCTTGCGAACGACGGGTATCGTTTGGGATGTCACGACGAAAAGACATCAGGAGTCCCTGCGCCGTGAGCGTGATCTGCACGAAGCTGCCAATGAAGCGAAGTCATTTCTGTTGGCCAATGCCAGCCACGAAATTCGCACACCATTAGCAGCCATATTGGGTTATGCCGAGGCATTGCTGGCAAATCCTAATTTGGATGACAGCGTTTATAAGGATCTTCACTCGATTCAGCGTCAGGGTAAATTCATGACGTCGTTGGTGAACGATCTGTTGGATCTGTCCAAGATTGAAAGTAAAAAACTGCTTCTGCAAAAAACTCCGATGAGCCTGGTACGGGAAATCGAGGATGCGGTGTCTGTGATCCGCACTGTGATTGATAAACGTCATAGCTTGAAACTAAGTTTTGCGACTTTGGTGCCGGATGAAATTCAGATGGACTCGGTTCGCTTCCGTCAGGTGTTGATCAACTTGCTGTCAAATGCGGTGAAGTTCACTCCGCAGGGTGAGATTCAAGTCACTGTTTCTTTGGGTTTTGATATCAACAATAAAGGGACCTTGCGCATTCGCGTGGCCGATTCTGGTATCGGGATGAATGAGCAGACTCAGAAGAATCTGTTTCAACCATTCATGCGTGGTGAAGGTGTCGAAGTTCAAAAAGTCTCCGGTTCGGGACTGGGTTTGGCTTTATCGCAGCGTTTGGCTCGTTTGTCCGGCGGGGATTTAAGTTTGATTGAGTCGATTGAAGGCAAGGGGAGTGTGTTTGAATACTCTGTGGCCCTTGGCTCTGTGACGGATCTAAAACTGGTTGAATCCCATCTTGCAGGCCGGTTGGTTCAGGAAAGAAATCTGCAAAATCAAGCACGCGAGTATTTGAAGGACCGCCGTATCCTGGTTGTCGATGACTCCGAAGACTTGCGTAATTTGATGCACAGATATCTGAATCGTCATGGTGCCATTGTTGATGTTTGTGAAAGTGGACGTGAAGCGCTGGATAAAGCCGCTTCAGATGATGGCTACGATCTGATCTTGATGGATATTAAAATGCCAATCATGTCGGGGCATGAGGCCACTCGGGCCTTGCGTGGGCGCGGCTATACCAAACCGATTATTGCGATCACAGCTCAGGCCAGCTCTGAAGGTCAAAGCGACTGCCTGAACTCGGGCTTCGACGGCTATTTAAGCAAGCCCGTCGACACATCCATGCTTGAGGAAGTCCTGTTGAAGGCCCTTCCTGTTAAAAATTAA
- a CDS encoding protein-glutamate methylesterase/protein-glutamine glutaminase — protein sequence MSQKIKVLIVDDSAVIRKLLEKIFSSVADIEVVGTAADPYIARDKLVALKPDVMTLDVEMPRMDGISFLEKVMQHFPTRTIIFSSLAKTGSETYLRALEAGAIEIMEKPSIDVSQSLEVLGREIVERVRMVARSRIQAKTKIPTPTAQVKKVDRTSLARTTHQMIAVASSTGGTEALKVFLSGMPANIPGTVVVQHMPPGFTKSFADNLNAMFPFEVKEAQEGDQVVPGRVLIAPGNFHMEITRSGAFYYVKLHQNPPMHSVRPAADYLMKSVAKYAGKNALGVVLTGMGKDGAEGLLEMKNAGAYTVAQNEETCVVYGMPAAAVALGAADKVLALDRIAGDLLKQLDLREAA from the coding sequence ATGAGCCAAAAAATTAAAGTACTCATAGTTGATGACTCCGCAGTAATTCGTAAACTGTTGGAAAAAATATTCTCCTCGGTAGCAGATATTGAGGTGGTGGGCACGGCGGCTGATCCGTACATTGCCCGTGATAAACTGGTGGCATTGAAACCGGATGTGATGACATTGGACGTGGAGATGCCTCGCATGGACGGCATCAGTTTTCTGGAGAAAGTGATGCAACACTTTCCCACTCGCACGATTATTTTTTCGAGCTTGGCAAAGACCGGTTCGGAGACCTATCTGCGTGCGCTGGAGGCTGGTGCGATTGAAATTATGGAAAAGCCTTCCATTGACGTTTCCCAGTCATTGGAAGTTTTGGGTCGAGAGATCGTTGAAAGAGTTCGTATGGTGGCACGCTCGCGTATACAGGCAAAAACCAAAATTCCAACTCCGACGGCACAGGTTAAAAAAGTGGACCGTACATCCCTGGCTCGTACCACGCATCAGATGATCGCAGTGGCTTCCAGTACAGGGGGTACAGAGGCATTGAAGGTTTTCCTTTCGGGGATGCCGGCAAATATTCCAGGAACAGTGGTGGTTCAGCATATGCCACCGGGCTTTACCAAGTCCTTTGCGGATAATTTAAATGCCATGTTCCCATTTGAGGTGAAAGAAGCCCAGGAAGGTGACCAAGTGGTCCCTGGCCGGGTTTTGATTGCTCCAGGAAACTTCCATATGGAAATCACCCGCAGCGGTGCCTTCTACTACGTTAAACTTCATCAAAATCCGCCCATGCACAGCGTGCGCCCAGCGGCTGATTATCTAATGAAATCAGTAGCTAAGTACGCCGGGAAGAACGCCCTTGGGGTGGTTTTAACGGGTATGGGTAAAGACGGTGCAGAGGGGCTTTTGGAAATGAAGAATGCCGGGGCTTATACCGTCGCTCAGAACGAAGAAACTTGCGTGGTTTACGGAATGCCAGCCGCGGCTGTGGCTTTAGGCGCAGCTGACAAGGTTTTAGCCTTGGATCGCATCGCCGGAGACCTCCTAAAACAGCTGGATTTAAGAGAAGCCGCTTAA
- a CDS encoding alpha/beta fold hydrolase, with the protein MAYLENFNYQIYGPEDGRKWVFIHGLMGYGQNWRRIISGLETTERCLAYDQRGHGRSFQPEAGYSPEDYANDLKQIVDELGWDKFILVGHSMGGRNVLAFASMYPEYVEKLIVEDIGPEAAPNAYEYYEYLLNLAPTPFASREEARKYFMEDFVKTAKTREKVEVMAQYFYSNMIEKPDGTVDWRFSKYGIIESVKAGHTRERWDQVRDLKMPTLWIRGEKSQELKPDVYQRILAENPMIKGVEIPGAGHWVHSDQPQTFIETLKSFVGDF; encoded by the coding sequence ATGGCATACTTGGAAAACTTCAATTACCAGATCTATGGTCCAGAAGATGGACGAAAATGGGTGTTTATTCACGGGCTTATGGGCTACGGCCAGAATTGGCGCCGGATTATTTCGGGGCTGGAGACGACCGAGCGCTGTCTGGCTTACGATCAAAGGGGCCACGGCCGATCATTTCAGCCGGAGGCGGGATATTCACCTGAAGACTACGCCAATGACCTGAAACAGATCGTGGACGAGTTGGGGTGGGATAAGTTTATCCTGGTTGGTCATTCCATGGGTGGGCGCAATGTCTTGGCCTTTGCTTCAATGTACCCGGAGTATGTTGAAAAACTGATCGTGGAAGATATCGGCCCCGAGGCTGCACCCAATGCCTACGAATACTATGAGTATCTCTTGAATCTTGCACCGACGCCATTTGCCTCCCGTGAGGAGGCTCGCAAGTACTTCATGGAAGACTTTGTGAAAACAGCCAAGACCCGAGAAAAAGTCGAAGTCATGGCTCAGTACTTTTATTCAAACATGATTGAAAAACCAGACGGGACTGTTGATTGGCGGTTCTCCAAGTATGGTATCATCGAATCAGTGAAGGCCGGACACACGCGTGAGCGTTGGGACCAGGTCCGTGACCTTAAAATGCCAACCCTTTGGATTCGGGGCGAGAAGTCTCAAGAGCTAAAACCTGATGTTTATCAGAGAATTTTGGCCGAGAACCCGATGATTAAGGGCGTCGAAATCCCTGGGGCTGGACATTGGGTCCATTCAGATCAGCCTCAGACCTTTATAGAGACCCTAAAAAGCTTTGTTGGTGACTTTTAA